From a region of the Streptomyces venezuelae genome:
- a CDS encoding serine/threonine-protein kinase: MSKPEHTESPAGSPAGSPAAKPSSEKSGAGATASAAGSPAAKPSRGKAVAAPADAGPVADAVPAAEPADPDAAGSDAAKPAGAERADAAPAAKPGGGKSVDGAAVSGEAADAAAGVKPGGGESVDGAAVSGEAADAAAAVKPVLSKAAGSSGAKPGGDKTTAPKPGSGKAAESAAAEPADAKPAAKPGLDKAEGGRPGRAVPEAGKPVVNPVVEKADAMAAAVKAAAAKAAASGEDEGRLLAGRYRLGAVLGKGGMGTVWRAQDETLGRTVAVKELRFSTGVDEDEKRRLITRTLREAKAIARIRSGGAVTVYDVVDEDGRPWIVMELIEGPSLAEFIRENGPLTPHRAAEVGLAVLDVLRAAHGQGILHRDVKPSNVLIAGNGRVVLTDFGIAQVEGDPSVTSTGMLVGAPSYISPERARGHKPGPPADMWSLGGLLYASVEGVPPYDKGSALATLTAVMTEPVDPPKNAGPLAEVIYGLLAKDPVHRLDETRTRAMLNAVLAAPEPAPAPVAAPAAEETRQISLADAKEAVEKAAADKAEKAAERAAKKERERREREQRERARAALKAARKAATAAAATTAVSAAEPPKSKPSPVKAPLTDVMQRRTLVLAAAAVVVVLAVVGSLIAYAFSGDDDPKDESKGGDKPTPAASAPKDPGNAGNGSAGTGETSPKPSGNTGEAAGGGSAGTGTATGGQPGQGQQSPATGQGQGATSGGAGGALPAGYALIQEFGFHFSMAMPEGFKQIAIAGDNSGGIYARENGGFPRIQVDYTGKPGDDARLAWIKSVPGVASDSKGYRQIRIDVVDYRGYPTVADWEFEREQKGMKVRVLNRGFKLDATHGYAIMISCAADQWDAPECTQMRNVAFETFQPLG, encoded by the coding sequence ATGTCGAAGCCGGAGCACACCGAGTCGCCTGCCGGATCGCCTGCCGGGTCGCCTGCGGCGAAGCCCAGCAGCGAGAAGTCCGGGGCTGGCGCCACGGCTTCGGCTGCGGGGTCGCCTGCGGCGAAGCCCAGCAGGGGGAAGGCGGTGGCTGCGCCCGCGGACGCCGGGCCGGTGGCTGACGCCGTGCCTGCGGCGGAGCCGGCGGACCCCGACGCTGCCGGGTCGGATGCGGCGAAGCCCGCCGGGGCCGAGCGGGCTGACGCCGCGCCTGCGGCGAAGCCCGGCGGTGGGAAGTCCGTGGACGGTGCTGCGGTTTCCGGTGAGGCTGCGGATGCTGCGGCTGGGGTGAAGCCCGGCGGTGGGGAGTCCGTGGACGGTGCTGCGGTTTCCGGTGAGGCTGCGGATGCTGCGGCTGCGGTGAAGCCCGTGCTGAGCAAGGCCGCGGGGTCGTCCGGGGCGAAGCCCGGCGGGGACAAGACCACGGCGCCGAAGCCCGGTTCGGGCAAGGCCGCCGAGTCGGCCGCCGCGGAGCCCGCCGACGCCAAGCCGGCTGCGAAGCCGGGGCTGGACAAGGCCGAGGGCGGTAGGCCCGGCCGGGCCGTGCCCGAGGCCGGAAAGCCGGTGGTCAATCCGGTCGTCGAGAAGGCCGACGCCATGGCCGCAGCCGTCAAGGCCGCCGCGGCCAAGGCCGCCGCGAGCGGCGAGGACGAGGGACGGCTGCTGGCCGGGCGGTACCGGCTGGGCGCCGTGCTCGGCAAGGGTGGGATGGGTACCGTCTGGCGGGCCCAGGACGAGACCCTGGGCCGGACCGTCGCCGTCAAGGAACTCCGCTTCAGCACCGGGGTCGACGAGGACGAGAAGCGACGCCTCATCACCCGTACCCTCCGCGAGGCCAAGGCCATCGCCCGGATCCGCAGCGGCGGTGCCGTCACCGTCTACGACGTCGTCGACGAGGACGGCCGTCCGTGGATCGTCATGGAGCTCATCGAGGGCCCCTCGCTCGCCGAGTTCATACGGGAGAACGGCCCCCTCACCCCGCACCGCGCGGCCGAGGTCGGCCTCGCGGTGCTCGACGTGCTGCGCGCCGCGCACGGCCAGGGCATCCTGCACCGCGACGTGAAGCCCTCGAACGTGCTCATCGCCGGCAACGGCCGTGTCGTCCTCACCGACTTCGGCATTGCGCAGGTCGAGGGCGACCCCTCCGTCACCTCCACCGGCATGCTCGTCGGCGCCCCCTCCTACATCTCCCCCGAGCGCGCCCGCGGCCACAAGCCCGGCCCGCCCGCGGACATGTGGTCGCTCGGCGGTCTGCTGTACGCCTCCGTCGAGGGGGTGCCCCCGTACGACAAGGGGTCCGCGCTGGCCACCCTCACCGCGGTGATGACCGAGCCGGTGGACCCGCCGAAGAACGCCGGTCCGCTGGCCGAGGTCATCTACGGCCTGCTCGCCAAGGACCCGGTACACCGGCTCGACGAGACCCGCACCCGGGCGATGCTGAACGCCGTCCTCGCGGCGCCCGAGCCCGCGCCGGCCCCCGTGGCGGCTCCGGCGGCCGAGGAGACCCGCCAGATATCGCTGGCCGACGCCAAGGAGGCCGTGGAGAAGGCGGCCGCCGACAAGGCGGAGAAGGCGGCCGAGCGCGCGGCCAAGAAGGAACGCGAGCGCCGCGAACGCGAGCAGCGCGAGCGCGCCCGCGCCGCGCTGAAGGCTGCCCGCAAGGCGGCGACGGCCGCGGCCGCCACCACGGCCGTCTCGGCCGCGGAGCCGCCGAAGTCCAAGCCGTCCCCCGTCAAGGCTCCGCTCACGGACGTCATGCAGCGCCGCACCCTCGTGCTCGCCGCAGCGGCCGTGGTCGTGGTGCTGGCGGTCGTCGGCTCGCTCATCGCCTACGCCTTCAGTGGCGACGACGACCCCAAGGACGAGAGCAAGGGCGGCGACAAGCCCACTCCGGCGGCCTCGGCCCCGAAGGACCCGGGCAACGCGGGCAACGGCAGCGCCGGGACCGGGGAGACCTCCCCGAAGCCCTCGGGGAACACGGGCGAGGCGGCCGGTGGCGGCAGTGCCGGTACGGGAACCGCCACCGGTGGCCAGCCGGGCCAGGGGCAGCAGTCCCCGGCTACGGGCCAGGGCCAGGGCGCCACGTCCGGCGGTGCGGGCGGCGCCCTCCCCGCGGGCTACGCCCTGATCCAGGAGTTCGGGTTCCACTTCTCGATGGCGATGCCCGAGGGCTTCAAGCAGATAGCCATAGCGGGCGACAACTCCGGCGGCATATACGCCCGCGAGAACGGCGGCTTCCCGCGGATCCAGGTCGACTACACCGGCAAGCCCGGCGACGACGCGCGCCTCGCCTGGATCAAGTCGGTCCCCGGAGTGGCCAGCGACAGCAAGGGATACCGGCAGATCCGCATCGACGTGGTGGACTACCGGGGCTACCCGACCGTCGCCGACTGGGAGTTCGAGCGGGAGCAGAAGGGCATGAAGGTCCGGGTGCTCAACCGTGGCTTCAAGCTGGACGCGACGCACGGCTACGCGATCATGATCAGCTGCGCCGCCGACCAGTGGGACGCCCCCGAGTGCACGCAGATGCGCAACGTCGCCTTCGAGACCTTCCAGCCGCTCGGCTGA
- a CDS encoding protein kinase, with product MEEYAGRILAGRYRLPLPPSDEYELTETRAFDTRSGQEVLVRQVPLPEVVDAELLDGPRAVPAARRTSADLPAVRRAIEAAQAAASIPDHPRLDQVFDVFAEGESLWIVSELVPARPLAALIADEPLSPYRAAEVASDVLTALRVLHAHGWTHRNITVRTVLVCEDGRVVLTGLAAGAAEEALCGYDPVPDAEDTGGAGAGWGTAAAPGAPAAPVLPVVPAPGPARAPAQPQLPARDPEPGDQGPDPAVAGPPDVAYAPLVAPGYDTGPRYTDHITPGRPQDRPELQAAARAGVVAAYRAGARAAAARVIEERRAGQAAEIEAGAPPEHRPEGSTLPQGYSYPYGGPEAATPWHGATPRRAELPAPAPEPEPDPAPDPVPAPVPRPGPEPGPEPGPEPERAAQAPPERPALPARLALPQGYRQAEAPATHAPGPPRATGDGWSGPRSGLDAERARQTRMAVVGAVTERWAPEQAGPVHGHWQLAAPVGPATDLWALGALLYRAVQGHAPYPEDSVAELVEMVCAEPPAFAEECGALRPVVESLLRQDPTERPDFEELRGWLRSLVRSAPEPDAGFGALPMPEPDPARLPVVRRRGEVHGRHRNPAGPRKPRALGRTLLVGILVLLAGGVAYAMLFLPRAADQEPAGASQGATAQAPAKPSPSRVPSGAPESTPAPQTTAPAGSPAAPAPAPAGYTTQQDPEHFEIVVPDGWERRGINESGQVRYTDGQFVLTVVPGRDKVSGNPDPAAYQKDKEPELTPYRTSTWSTVGDVKTTKVGQQLRATGRYTWIDGTGRNVFARNFVVALGGSYHVVLVTGPEDEQSKVTEVFEKATASYKAGG from the coding sequence GTGGAGGAGTACGCGGGCCGGATCCTGGCCGGCCGCTACCGCCTGCCGCTGCCGCCGTCCGACGAGTACGAACTGACGGAGACCCGCGCCTTCGACACGCGCAGCGGGCAGGAAGTCCTGGTACGGCAGGTGCCGTTACCGGAAGTCGTGGACGCGGAGCTGCTGGACGGGCCGCGGGCCGTCCCGGCCGCGCGCCGCACGTCCGCCGACCTGCCGGCCGTGCGCCGCGCCATCGAGGCGGCGCAGGCCGCGGCCTCGATTCCGGACCATCCGCGGCTGGACCAGGTCTTCGACGTGTTCGCCGAGGGCGAGTCGCTGTGGATAGTGAGCGAACTGGTCCCGGCCCGGCCGCTGGCCGCGCTGATTGCCGATGAACCGCTGAGCCCCTACCGGGCCGCCGAGGTGGCGTCGGACGTGCTGACCGCGCTGCGGGTGCTGCACGCGCACGGCTGGACGCACCGCAACATCACCGTCCGGACGGTGCTGGTGTGCGAGGACGGCCGTGTCGTGCTGACGGGCCTCGCGGCCGGTGCGGCGGAGGAGGCCCTGTGCGGGTACGACCCCGTCCCGGACGCGGAGGACACCGGCGGAGCAGGAGCGGGGTGGGGTACCGCGGCCGCCCCGGGCGCTCCCGCCGCCCCGGTCCTTCCCGTGGTCCCCGCCCCCGGTCCGGCCCGTGCCCCGGCTCAGCCCCAGCTCCCGGCTCGGGACCCGGAGCCGGGAGACCAGGGACCGGATCCCGCCGTCGCCGGCCCGCCGGACGTGGCGTACGCGCCGCTCGTGGCCCCCGGATACGACACCGGGCCCCGTTACACCGACCACATCACCCCCGGTCGCCCGCAGGACCGTCCCGAACTCCAGGCCGCCGCGCGGGCCGGGGTCGTCGCCGCCTACCGGGCCGGGGCGCGGGCGGCCGCCGCCCGGGTGATCGAGGAGCGCCGGGCCGGGCAGGCCGCCGAGATCGAGGCCGGTGCGCCGCCGGAGCACCGCCCCGAGGGATCGACCCTCCCGCAGGGGTACTCGTACCCGTACGGAGGCCCGGAAGCCGCCACCCCCTGGCACGGGGCGACCCCCCGGCGGGCGGAGCTCCCCGCGCCGGCCCCGGAACCGGAACCCGACCCGGCGCCCGACCCCGTGCCCGCCCCCGTGCCGCGGCCGGGTCCGGAGCCGGGTCCGGAGCCGGGTCCGGAGCCGGAGCGGGCAGCGCAGGCACCGCCCGAGCGCCCCGCCCTGCCGGCCCGACTCGCCCTTCCCCAGGGCTACCGCCAGGCCGAGGCCCCCGCCACGCACGCCCCCGGCCCGCCGCGGGCCACCGGCGACGGCTGGTCCGGCCCGCGGAGCGGCCTGGACGCCGAGCGCGCGCGGCAGACCCGGATGGCCGTCGTCGGAGCCGTCACCGAGCGGTGGGCCCCCGAGCAGGCCGGCCCCGTGCACGGGCACTGGCAGCTCGCGGCCCCCGTCGGGCCCGCCACCGACCTCTGGGCGCTCGGCGCGCTGCTCTACCGCGCGGTGCAGGGGCACGCCCCGTACCCGGAGGACAGCGTCGCCGAGCTGGTCGAGATGGTCTGCGCGGAGCCGCCCGCCTTCGCCGAGGAGTGCGGCGCGCTCCGCCCGGTCGTGGAGTCGCTGCTGCGCCAGGACCCCACCGAGCGGCCCGACTTCGAGGAACTCCGCGGCTGGCTGCGGTCGCTCGTACGGTCCGCGCCCGAGCCGGACGCCGGGTTCGGGGCGCTTCCGATGCCGGAGCCGGATCCGGCGCGGCTGCCGGTCGTACGCCGCCGCGGTGAGGTGCACGGGCGCCACCGCAATCCCGCGGGCCCCCGGAAGCCGCGCGCCCTCGGGCGGACCCTGCTCGTCGGGATCCTGGTCCTGCTCGCCGGCGGGGTGGCGTACGCGATGCTGTTCCTGCCCCGGGCCGCCGACCAGGAACCCGCGGGCGCTTCGCAGGGCGCTACCGCGCAGGCGCCGGCGAAGCCGAGCCCCTCCCGGGTTCCTTCGGGCGCGCCCGAGTCCACGCCCGCTCCGCAGACCACGGCGCCCGCCGGGTCCCCGGCCGCCCCGGCCCCCGCCCCGGCCGGTTACACCACCCAGCAGGACCCGGAGCACTTCGAGATCGTCGTGCCCGATGGCTGGGAGCGCCGCGGAATCAATGAGTCCGGTCAGGTCCGGTACACCGACGGGCAGTTCGTGCTGACCGTCGTCCCCGGCCGTGACAAGGTCTCGGGCAATCCGGATCCGGCGGCCTACCAGAAGGACAAGGAGCCGGAACTGACCCCCTACCGGACGTCCACCTGGTCGACCGTCGGCGACGTGAAGACCACCAAGGTGGGCCAGCAACTGCGCGCGACGGGCCGGTACACGTGGATCGACGGGACGGGCCGCAACGTCTTCGCCCGCAACTTCGTCGTGGCACTGGGCGGCAGCTACCACGTCGTCCTGGTCACCGGTCCGGAGGACGAGCAGTCCAAGGTCACCGAGGTCTTCGAGAAGGCCACGGCGAGTTACAAGGCGGGTGGTTGA
- a CDS encoding serine/threonine-protein kinase produces MEQQTGGGAVLAGRYRLVEPIGRGGMGKVWRAHDELLHRTVAVKELTAGLYVAQADRDVMHARTQKEARAAARIQHPAVVTVHDVLEHDDRPWIVMEYIDGPSLADAAKAAGRIEPREAARIGLHVLGALRAAHAVGVLHRDVKPGNVLLAKDGRVLLTDFGIAAIEGDSSITRTGEIVGSIDYLAPERVTGGVPDPSSDLWSLGATLYTAVEARSPFRRTSPISSLQAVVNDEPPALRQAGVLGPVITSLLRKDPTERPSAEEAERMLLEAMEGREPKSAQAYVPTRAVTPEELAPAQEPAGTPTHQGEAGRTTALPEPPTRPPTTATVATPASPPDPARGWGGRAVVVALVAALLGGGGVFGVLKYTGDQGKEGDPDKVASSTGGPSGDDGKPQAATPPAGYTRVVDPIVGFTLFVPEGWKRQANGDQIDYTPDDGKHLIRIAADPSPDYKDPYTHLLDLEAQVAKRTDYKKHQLNQNTFRGSTRGALWDFSWTEKQSHPGPRRAREQMYVAADETEYAIYMAGPVADWDKTRQQFDVVLSGWEPPAKKP; encoded by the coding sequence GTGGAACAGCAGACAGGTGGGGGCGCCGTGCTGGCGGGCCGGTACCGGCTCGTCGAGCCGATCGGCCGGGGCGGCATGGGCAAGGTGTGGCGTGCGCATGATGAACTGCTCCACAGGACCGTCGCCGTCAAGGAACTGACGGCGGGTCTGTACGTCGCCCAGGCCGACCGGGACGTCATGCACGCCCGGACGCAGAAGGAGGCCCGGGCCGCGGCCAGGATCCAGCACCCGGCGGTCGTCACCGTCCACGACGTCCTGGAGCACGACGACCGGCCGTGGATCGTCATGGAGTACATCGACGGGCCCTCCCTCGCGGACGCGGCCAAGGCGGCCGGGCGGATCGAGCCCCGCGAGGCGGCCCGGATCGGCCTGCACGTGCTGGGCGCGCTGCGCGCCGCGCACGCGGTCGGCGTACTGCACCGTGACGTGAAGCCGGGCAACGTGCTGCTCGCCAAGGACGGCCGGGTGCTGCTCACGGACTTCGGGATCGCCGCGATCGAGGGCGACTCGTCCATCACGCGTACCGGTGAGATCGTCGGCTCGATCGACTACCTGGCCCCCGAGCGGGTCACCGGTGGCGTCCCCGACCCGTCCTCCGACCTGTGGTCGCTGGGCGCCACGCTCTACACGGCGGTGGAGGCGCGCTCTCCGTTCCGCCGTACGTCGCCCATCTCCAGCCTGCAGGCCGTGGTCAACGACGAGCCTCCGGCACTGCGCCAGGCCGGGGTGCTGGGTCCGGTGATCACTTCGCTGCTGCGCAAGGATCCGACGGAGCGCCCCTCGGCCGAGGAGGCCGAGCGGATGCTGCTGGAGGCGATGGAGGGCCGGGAGCCGAAGTCCGCGCAGGCGTACGTGCCCACGCGTGCGGTGACCCCGGAGGAGCTGGCCCCGGCGCAGGAGCCGGCCGGGACGCCGACGCATCAGGGCGAGGCCGGGCGGACGACCGCGCTGCCGGAGCCCCCCACCCGCCCGCCCACGACGGCGACGGTGGCGACACCCGCTTCCCCGCCCGACCCGGCCCGGGGCTGGGGCGGGCGCGCCGTGGTCGTGGCCCTGGTGGCGGCGCTGCTCGGCGGCGGCGGGGTGTTCGGGGTGCTCAAGTACACCGGGGACCAGGGCAAGGAGGGCGACCCGGACAAGGTCGCCAGTTCGACCGGCGGACCGTCGGGCGACGACGGGAAGCCGCAGGCGGCGACCCCGCCGGCCGGCTACACCAGGGTCGTCGATCCGATCGTGGGCTTCACCCTGTTCGTTCCGGAGGGCTGGAAGCGCCAGGCGAACGGTGACCAGATCGACTACACCCCGGACGACGGCAAGCACCTCATCCGGATCGCGGCCGACCCCAGCCCGGACTACAAGGACCCGTACACGCACCTGCTGGACCTGGAGGCGCAGGTGGCGAAGCGGACGGACTACAAGAAGCACCAGCTGAACCAGAACACCTTCCGCGGCAGCACCCGGGGTGCGCTGTGGGACTTCAGCTGGACGGAGAAGCAGAGCCACCCCGGCCCGCGCCGGGCCAGGGAACAGATGTACGTCGCCGCGGACGAGACGGAGTACGCGATCTACATGGCGGGCCCGGTCGCCGACTGGGACAAGACCCGCCAGCAGTTCGACGTCGTGCTCAGCGGTTGGGAGCCGCCCGCCAAGAAGCCCTGA